From Aspergillus luchuensis IFO 4308 DNA, chromosome 2, nearly complete sequence:
TCCTTTCGGTTTCCTCACTAGTCAAGACAAAGGCGGATTCAGCCACCCCTCGTCGACGTCTCCCCCTCCGGGGGCGAGGCCCTTGAGCTATGGGCGGGGTTACGCTACCAGCAGTGTCTCTAGACAGCACTCCGTGGACCGACAAAAGAGCAACTCCGTCAGTAGTCCATTCAATAACCAGGTACCCCTGCCGCATCTGCCGCAGGCCCATTTCTATGGAGCGCCGGATATCGATTTGCCTCTGTTCTCTGGCCAGAATAGGGCCGCAACGGACGGCAGTTATTCATTCTGTGCGTTCGATACGATCATCAGCCCTTCATCCAAAGCCTCCAGAATGGGGAGTAGCGTTCTCCTGGTCGGCACGGATGGCGGCTTGGATGTTCTTGCCATTGAAGATCGGAAAACACGTCCTGTAGGGAAGTTGGCAGGTCTCAATGGCCGCGTAATCGAAGCAAAGTTGCTGAGCAACACTTCGACTCATGACCAACCCCATGTCGCTGTCATCATTCACGGCCCCACTGCTCAaccagatgatgaggggCATGCATCTTCAAATAGCTCGGAAGCAAACGACATTCCCACTGGGAGACAGTCGGCCGCCGGAGGGCGTCCGAAAGAAGAGACCAGATACTATCAGACACGGGTCGAGGTGTATTCTTTGAGGACGGGAGAACACATCACCACGCTTCTGTCCACGCCGCCCACTCCATGCTTTGGCAATATACCTGGCCTTCCTGCCTTGGCTCCTTCACCGGCTGGGAATCTGAAGCTCTTGGTGAGCGGAAGCTACGTTGTCGTAGCGTCAGGTTCCAGTGGGGAAGTCTACATGTACAGCATGAGCAAATATCAGTTCTTAGGAAAAGCATGGACCAGTATCAAGTCGAAAGAATCTCGGCGATACTCCACGTCTTCTAGCTCCACCGACCCAGATGGATCTCAGTCTGATTCTCCTCATGGATCTCTCAACTCTGACAGTCCTATCGTGGCATTGAAGGGGAGGTGGCTAGCTATTGTCCCACCATCCGCAACTTACAGGGCTACTCTCCGTGCGGTTGTGCCGACGTCCTTGTTGCAAGGAAAGGCTTTCGGGCTTGAGACTCGAAGTCCTCCGTCGCGTCCAGCTATAACCTGCGCTACTGATGtcggagaaggggaaagctTTTTCGGCAAAGTAGCCCGGGGTGTTACGCAGGAGCTCATGCGAGGTGCACGCTGGATGGGTGATCAGGGACTGCAAGCATGGAATAATTACTGGAATAAGGAGCAGGCTCAAAGCATGCCAGCCCGCCGGTCGCCTAATTTGACGGAGTTCTCACCTCAGGGGTACaatctctttcctcccacTCATGCCCAGGACACCCAGTCTGTGTCTACTACCGAACCTGATTTGGTATCAATCTTCGATCTGCGAAAGCTAGACGAGGGCGAAGCCAAGAGCTCTTTGTTCAATCCAGTGGCCACTTTCCAAGTACCGAATGGCTGCAGCTTCCTTTCATTTTCGCCCAACGGCCTCATGCTATTTACTGCGAGTAAGAAGGGAGACGTCCAGTATGTTTGGGATGTTATGCAGGCCAAATACTGTCGAGCCGGGGCTTTCCTCTCGGACGACCCAGCATCTGTGCAGCCGAGCGTGCGGCAGGTTGCCCGGTACCCGCGATTGACCACATCCCATATAGTTGACGTGGTTTGGTGTCCGCCTTCTGGAGACAAGCTCGCAGTGATTACGGGTAAACCGACGGTGCATGTCTTTGATCTGCCTCGGAGCGCCTTCCAATGGCCTCCTTTTCGACGGTCGCTACCAAAGCCTGCGAAACCGCCTACTGCTGATGCTCCGGCAGAAGAGCTTCCCGACCGGGGGCCGGCTGCAAATCCATTGTCGGCGGCCTTCAAGATGGTCGGTGGTAAGACACAGCCCATTCTTGCTGCAGTCAGGGGGCGTACTCCCTCCACCGGGGCCGCTTTCCCCTCCGTGGGTGGTTTTGCAATGCCCTCTGCAGCTGGAGTGAGAGGTGGCAAGGCGGTTGCTGCTGGCCTTAGTAAATCAATGGGAGCCGCCGCCACCGGCACTGTCAAAACGGTCAACACCATCCGACATGGTGGTGAACACCGCCTGCACCTTTCCAATCTGTCTCGGGACCCCGTTGCGGCTCGTGTGACGTGGATCATCCATAAAGGAATGCCATTCTTGGGCCTGATAGATGGGGGTTACTTCCGTCTATACAGAATTAAACGCTCCACCTCGCCCAGTAAGAGCAGGCAGGTGCAGTCGGTGATCGGAAACAAAGAACTTGAGTTCCGCTTGCCTCCCCATATGCAGACACCTTGCGGTCCCATGACCGTGGGTCCAACCGCCACCACAGAACCAACGGTCTCTGCAACGTTGGCTCTGCCATCCGCGGCTCTACGACCGCCGCCAGCGTCGAAGCTCAAATGCCAGCCTCTTTCGCAGGCGGAGATCGAGACAAACACACCATATCAACCCTTCCACACTGACCAGAGGGTAAACCTCTTTGTGTACAATGAGGCAGACGACTCCGTGGGTTCAGTCCCGACGGGTCAATGGGCATTCGGCGGCTCTCTAGCCACAACGAAGCTTCACGTACGACCATTCAGCGCCTccagtgaagaagacgatgatatGGTACATGAACAACACCATGGTTTTGGAGCTGAAATGGAGAATCTAATCAGCCTGGGAAATAGTACGGGCAATG
This genomic window contains:
- a CDS encoding uncharacterized protein (COG:S;~EggNog:ENOG410PMF8;~InterPro:IPR015943,IPR036322;~go_function: GO:0005515 - protein binding [Evidence IEA]) produces the protein MPPAASDDLFRQQSRSLGDTSPFPEDPSRATLEHDLGGKTKKKGKTGTKGKNKAAKAVPKSTPDDLLEVEAPSPSPPLQAEPSSCPNPTLEPPPSNNIVSPVLDALGTLGDSPENDIAYRTGTWAKSIPYGKSPPNDAVDGEFNSGSPFGFLTSQDKGGFSHPSSTSPPPGARPLSYGRGYATSSVSRQHSVDRQKSNSVSSPFNNQVPLPHLPQAHFYGAPDIDLPLFSGQNRAATDGSYSFCAFDTIISPSSKASRMGSSVLLVGTDGGLDVLAIEDRKTRPVGKLAGLNGRVIEAKLLSNTSTHDQPHVAVIIHGPTAQPDDEGHASSNSSEANDIPTGRQSAAGGRPKEETRYYQTRVEVYSLRTGEHITTLLSTPPTPCFGNIPGLPALAPSPAGNLKLLVSGSYVVVASGSSGEVYMYSMSKYQFLGKAWTSIKSKESRRYSTSSSSTDPDGSQSDSPHGSLNSDSPIVALKGRWLAIVPPSATYRATLRAVVPTSLLQGKAFGLETRSPPSRPAITCATDVGEGESFFGKVARGVTQELMRGARWMGDQGLQAWNNYWNKEQAQSMPARRSPNLTEFSPQGYNLFPPTHAQDTQSVSTTEPDLVSIFDLRKLDEGEAKSSLFNPVATFQVPNGCSFLSFSPNGLMLFTASKKGDVQYVWDVMQAKYCRAGAFLSDDPASVQPSVRQVARYPRLTTSHIVDVVWCPPSGDKLAVITGKPTVHVFDLPRSAFQWPPFRRSLPKPAKPPTADAPAEELPDRGPAANPLSAAFKMVGGKTQPILAAVRGRTPSTGAAFPSVGGFAMPSAAGVRGGKAVAAGLSKSMGAAATGTVKTVNTIRHGGEHRLHLSNLSRDPVAARVTWIIHKGMPFLGLIDGGYFRLYRIKRSTSPSKSRQVQSVIGNKELEFRLPPHMQTPCGPMTVGPTATTEPTVSATLALPSAALRPPPASKLKCQPLSQAEIETNTPYQPFHTDQRVNLFVYNEADDSVGSVPTGQWAFGGSLATTKLHVRPFSASSEEDDDMVHEQHHGFGAEMENLISLGNSTGNVEEVVITTRRKKKQASAMAPGGGVDDGFFEDDCEVLDFARDRV